Proteins found in one Aquibium microcysteis genomic segment:
- a CDS encoding class I SAM-dependent methyltransferase, whose product MDILTPGRAEGFIRANTVLRAPPHVPEIALHLADEAHELWHRTEEELQEIGLPPPFWAFAWAGGQGLARYLLDHPQTVAGRRVLDFATGSGLVAIAAAKAGAAQVLAADIDRFCRGAVMLNAAANGVTVPFTDADLTGDEGDWDVVLAGDVFYDRDMTAGLLGWFDTLAAAGTSVLVGDPGRSYLPRDRLTLLAEYQVPVTRALEDAEVKRTVVWRYG is encoded by the coding sequence ATGGACATCCTGACGCCCGGTCGGGCCGAAGGCTTCATCCGCGCCAACACGGTTCTGCGGGCACCGCCGCACGTGCCGGAAATTGCGTTGCACCTCGCCGACGAGGCGCACGAGCTGTGGCACCGGACGGAGGAGGAACTGCAGGAGATCGGACTGCCGCCGCCGTTCTGGGCCTTCGCCTGGGCGGGGGGCCAGGGGCTCGCCCGCTACCTGCTCGACCATCCGCAGACGGTCGCCGGCCGGCGCGTGCTCGACTTCGCCACGGGATCGGGGCTGGTGGCGATCGCCGCGGCGAAGGCCGGCGCGGCGCAAGTGCTCGCCGCCGACATCGACCGGTTCTGCCGCGGCGCCGTGATGCTCAACGCGGCCGCGAACGGCGTGACCGTTCCCTTCACAGATGCGGACCTGACCGGGGACGAGGGCGACTGGGACGTGGTGCTGGCCGGCGACGTGTTCTACGACCGCGACATGACCGCCGGCCTGCTCGGCTGGTTCGACACGCTCGCGGCAGCGGGCACGTCGGTGCTCGTGGGCGACCCCGGCCGCTCCTACCTGCCGCGGGACCGGCTGACGCTCCTGGCGGAATACCAGGTGCCGGTGACGCGAGCGCTCGAGGATGCCGAGGTCAAGCGCACGGTGGTGTGGCGCTACGGGTGA
- a CDS encoding glutamine amidotransferase, giving the protein MPKAAKPKILVVLHQELSSPGRVGHLLLEGGFELDIRRPPLGDPLPETLARHAGAVVFGGPMSANDTDEFVRRETDWLSVPLKEDRPLLGICLGAQMLVNHLGGTVEGHQDGLVEIGWYPIEPTDAGRELVQWPEMVYQFHREGFSLPSGATLLARADAYPNQAFRYGANAWGIQFHAELTRAMMQRWVVRGAHRFVLPGAQQGRDHLGGRLIWDMHLKRWLGDFLDLVFHAPRRHPGETARV; this is encoded by the coding sequence ATGCCGAAGGCCGCCAAGCCGAAGATCCTCGTCGTCCTGCACCAGGAGCTCTCGAGCCCCGGCCGGGTCGGACATCTGCTGCTCGAGGGCGGCTTCGAACTCGACATCCGCCGGCCGCCCCTCGGCGACCCCCTCCCCGAAACGCTTGCCCGTCATGCCGGTGCGGTCGTCTTCGGTGGCCCGATGAGCGCCAATGACACGGACGAGTTCGTCCGCCGCGAGACGGACTGGCTGTCGGTGCCGCTGAAGGAGGACAGGCCGCTCCTCGGCATCTGCCTTGGCGCGCAGATGCTGGTGAACCACCTCGGCGGCACGGTGGAAGGGCACCAGGACGGGCTGGTCGAGATCGGCTGGTACCCGATCGAGCCCACCGATGCCGGCCGCGAACTCGTCCAGTGGCCGGAGATGGTCTACCAGTTCCACCGCGAGGGCTTCTCGCTGCCGTCGGGCGCCACCCTTCTCGCCAGGGCCGACGCCTACCCGAACCAGGCCTTCCGCTACGGCGCCAATGCCTGGGGCATCCAGTTCCACGCCGAGCTGACGCGCGCCATGATGCAGCGCTGGGTGGTGCGCGGGGCGCACCGCTTCGTGCTTCCCGGCGCCCAGCAGGGGCGCGACCATCTCGGCGGCCGGCTGATCTGGGATATGCATTTGAAGCGCTGGCTGGGCGATTTCCTCGACCTCGTCTTCCATGCGCCGAGGCGACATCCCGGCGAGACGGCCCGCGTCTGA
- the hemC gene encoding hydroxymethylbilane synthase → MQTRPIRIGTRGSALALAQAHETRARLMAAHDMPEDAFAIEVISVTGDRIQDRPLAEAGGKGLFTKEIEEALLDGRIDLAVHSSKDMPTLLPAGLHIATFLEREDVRDAFIGREAKTLADLPHGATVGSSSLRRQAQIRRLRPDIDVVMYRGNVQTRLRKLAEGAVDATLLAHAGLRRLGLEHVVTSLLPPDDFLPAPGQGAICIECRRGDARIEAILAPIHHRDTGLALACERAFLAALDGSCRTPIAAHAVVEGGRLRLTGMILKPDGSETHEIAGEGEASEAEAIGRDAGARIRAKAGPDFFSDWT, encoded by the coding sequence ATGCAAACAAGACCGATCAGGATCGGAACCCGCGGCAGCGCGCTGGCGCTGGCGCAGGCACACGAGACCCGCGCGCGCCTGATGGCCGCGCACGACATGCCGGAAGATGCCTTCGCGATCGAGGTGATTTCCGTCACCGGAGACCGGATCCAGGACCGTCCGCTCGCCGAAGCCGGCGGAAAAGGCCTGTTCACCAAGGAGATCGAGGAGGCGCTGCTCGACGGCCGCATCGACCTCGCCGTGCATTCCTCCAAGGATATGCCGACGCTGTTGCCGGCAGGGCTCCACATCGCCACCTTCCTCGAGCGCGAGGACGTGCGCGACGCCTTCATCGGCCGCGAGGCGAAGACGCTGGCCGACCTGCCGCATGGCGCCACCGTCGGTTCCTCGTCGCTGCGCAGGCAGGCGCAGATCCGCCGGCTGCGGCCGGACATCGACGTCGTCATGTATCGCGGCAACGTGCAGACGCGGCTGAGGAAGCTCGCAGAAGGCGCGGTCGACGCCACCCTTCTCGCCCATGCCGGCCTGCGCCGGCTCGGGCTCGAGCACGTGGTCACCTCGCTGCTGCCGCCGGACGACTTCCTGCCCGCACCCGGACAGGGCGCCATCTGCATCGAATGCCGCCGGGGCGACGCCCGCATCGAGGCGATCCTCGCCCCCATCCACCACCGCGACACCGGGCTGGCGCTGGCCTGCGAACGCGCCTTCCTCGCCGCGCTCGACGGCTCCTGCCGCACGCCGATCGCGGCCCACGCCGTGGTGGAGGGCGGACGCCTCCGTCTCACCGGCATGATCCTGAAGCCCGACGGCAGCGAGACCCACGAGATCGCCGGCGAGGGCGAAGCGTCCGAGGCCGAGGCGATCGGCCGCGACGCGGGTGCCCGCATCCGGGCAAAGGCAGGTCCGGACTTCTTCTCCGACTGGACCTGA
- the tsaD gene encoding tRNA (adenosine(37)-N6)-threonylcarbamoyltransferase complex transferase subunit TsaD, with product MLTANGEIRVLGIETSCDETAASVVAWQDGSAPRILSNVVLSQLEEHAAFGGVVPEIAARAHVEALDGIVEAALAEAGTALDEVDAVAATAGPGLIGGLLVGLMTAKAIAAAAGKPLIAVNHLEGHALSARLIGAVAFPYLILLVSGGHTQILLVEGPGRYARWASTIDDAIGEAFDKTAKLLGLPYPGGPNVERVAATGDARRFDFPHPLKGEARPDFSFSGLKTAVRQAATAIAPLSDQDVADIAASFQRAIVETLADRVARSLERFRLEHPASDAPTLVVAGGVAANGPIRAALLSLCERHGFAFLAPPAALCTDNAAMIAWAGIERLRAGLSDDGDPMEMAPRSRWPLDATAAPLVGAGKRGAKA from the coding sequence ATGCTCACCGCAAATGGCGAGATCAGGGTGCTCGGCATCGAGACGAGCTGCGACGAGACGGCCGCGTCCGTGGTGGCGTGGCAGGACGGCAGCGCGCCGCGCATCCTGTCCAACGTGGTGCTCTCGCAACTGGAGGAGCACGCGGCCTTCGGCGGCGTGGTGCCGGAGATCGCCGCGCGGGCCCATGTCGAGGCGCTGGACGGGATCGTGGAAGCGGCCCTGGCGGAGGCCGGGACGGCGCTGGACGAGGTCGACGCAGTGGCGGCGACCGCCGGCCCTGGCCTCATCGGCGGGCTGCTGGTCGGGCTGATGACCGCCAAGGCGATCGCGGCGGCGGCCGGCAAGCCGCTGATCGCCGTCAATCACCTGGAAGGCCATGCACTGTCGGCCCGGCTGATCGGCGCTGTCGCGTTCCCCTACCTGATCCTGCTCGTCTCGGGCGGGCACACGCAGATCCTTCTGGTCGAGGGGCCGGGGCGCTACGCGCGCTGGGCCTCGACGATCGACGACGCGATCGGCGAGGCTTTCGACAAGACCGCCAAGCTGCTCGGCCTGCCCTATCCGGGCGGGCCGAACGTCGAGCGGGTGGCCGCGACCGGCGATGCGCGGCGCTTCGACTTCCCGCACCCGCTGAAGGGCGAGGCGCGGCCGGACTTCTCCTTCTCGGGCCTGAAGACGGCCGTGCGCCAGGCCGCGACCGCGATCGCGCCGCTGTCGGACCAGGACGTGGCCGACATCGCCGCCTCGTTCCAGCGGGCGATCGTCGAGACGCTGGCCGACCGCGTCGCCCGCAGCCTGGAGCGCTTCCGCCTGGAGCATCCGGCATCGGACGCGCCGACGCTGGTGGTGGCGGGCGGGGTGGCCGCCAACGGACCGATCCGCGCGGCGCTGCTGTCGCTGTGCGAGCGGCACGGCTTCGCCTTCCTCGCGCCGCCGGCGGCGCTCTGCACCGACAATGCGGCGATGATCGCCTGGGCCGGCATCGAGCGGCTGCGCGCCGGGCTTTCCGACGACGGCGACCCGATGGAAATGGCGCCGCGTTCGCGCTGGCCGCTCGACGCCACCGCCGCGCCGCTGGTCGGTGCCGGCAAGCGGGGAGCCAAGGCATGA
- a CDS encoding heme biosynthesis protein HemY yields the protein MLRILLFILIVFVLGLGFAWLAERPGDLVLTFDGYQYELTLMAAAVLVTAIVAAVMIVWWLLKAIWNSPYTVSRYFRVRRRDRGYQALSTGMIAAGAGDGALARQMNRQAAKLISSDQEPLIHLLDAQASLLEGDHAAARRKFEAMLEDPEMRVLGLRGLYLEAQRLGDRDVARHYAERAAEIAPQLGWASGATLEARTAERDWDGALALLESQRSTKLVEAGKANRLRAVLLTAKAMETLERDPLAARNAATEANRLAPELVPAAVIAAQALFRQGDLRKGAKILEAAWRKTAHPEIADAYVHARHGDSVLDRLARARKLKAQRENNAESALTVARVALEAGELGLARASAEEALRIEPREAGYLMLADIEEADTGDQGRIRQWLARAVRAQRDPVWVADGIVSDRWAPVSPVTGRLDAFEWKTPVERPLHLVDHDRDVLQGAGPVLLPQGPAAPTTATDTETSDEAVIVEPMAAPAVDRLVEADTRSAPSDDASAPLESETRSAPVADRSTTKPEATAAAASTAAPAPVLPTAANDPGASVPGEETPVAPRPDDPGVDPSDRDETQHRRFRLF from the coding sequence ATGCTGCGTATCCTCCTGTTCATCCTGATCGTCTTCGTTCTCGGCCTCGGTTTCGCCTGGCTCGCCGAACGGCCCGGCGATCTCGTCCTGACCTTCGACGGCTACCAGTACGAGCTGACCCTGATGGCCGCGGCCGTTCTGGTCACGGCCATCGTTGCGGCCGTGATGATCGTCTGGTGGCTGCTGAAGGCGATCTGGAACAGCCCCTACACCGTCTCGCGCTACTTCCGGGTGCGCCGCCGCGACCGCGGTTACCAGGCGCTGTCGACCGGCATGATCGCCGCAGGCGCAGGCGACGGCGCGCTGGCGCGCCAGATGAACCGCCAGGCGGCGAAGCTGATCAGTTCCGACCAGGAGCCGCTGATCCATCTTCTCGACGCGCAGGCCTCGCTTCTGGAGGGTGACCACGCGGCGGCACGGCGCAAGTTCGAGGCGATGCTGGAAGACCCGGAGATGCGCGTGCTCGGCCTTCGCGGGCTCTATCTCGAAGCCCAGCGGCTTGGCGATCGCGACGTCGCGCGTCACTATGCCGAGCGCGCCGCGGAAATCGCGCCGCAGCTCGGCTGGGCGTCGGGTGCCACGCTGGAAGCCCGCACCGCCGAACGCGACTGGGACGGCGCCCTCGCCCTCCTCGAATCGCAGCGCTCGACAAAGCTGGTCGAGGCAGGGAAAGCGAACCGGCTGCGTGCCGTGCTGCTGACGGCCAAGGCCATGGAGACGCTGGAGCGCGACCCACTCGCGGCACGCAATGCGGCCACGGAGGCCAATCGCCTCGCACCCGAGCTCGTTCCCGCGGCCGTCATCGCGGCCCAGGCGCTGTTCCGCCAGGGCGACCTGCGCAAGGGCGCGAAAATTCTCGAGGCGGCGTGGCGCAAGACCGCTCACCCCGAGATCGCGGACGCCTACGTCCACGCCCGCCACGGCGACTCGGTTCTCGATCGTCTGGCGCGGGCCAGGAAGCTGAAGGCGCAGCGCGAGAACAATGCCGAGTCGGCGCTCACGGTCGCGCGCGTCGCGCTGGAGGCAGGTGAACTGGGTCTGGCGCGCGCGTCCGCGGAAGAGGCGCTGCGGATCGAGCCGCGAGAGGCGGGATACCTGATGCTGGCCGACATCGAGGAGGCCGACACCGGCGACCAGGGGCGCATCCGGCAGTGGCTGGCCCGGGCCGTGCGGGCGCAGCGCGATCCCGTCTGGGTTGCCGACGGCATTGTTTCCGACCGTTGGGCGCCCGTGTCGCCCGTCACGGGACGGCTGGATGCCTTCGAATGGAAGACGCCGGTCGAGCGGCCCCTCCATCTGGTCGATCACGACCGTGACGTCCTGCAAGGCGCGGGTCCGGTCCTGCTGCCGCAGGGCCCGGCTGCGCCGACGACCGCGACCGACACGGAAACCAGCGACGAGGCGGTGATCGTCGAGCCGATGGCCGCTCCCGCGGTGGATCGGTTGGTCGAAGCGGACACGCGTTCGGCCCCGTCCGACGACGCCTCTGCGCCATTGGAATCCGAGACACGCTCGGCGCCGGTGGCCGACAGGTCCACGACGAAGCCGGAGGCGACGGCAGCAGCGGCTTCGACCGCTGCGCCCGCGCCCGTCCTGCCCACGGCCGCCAACGATCCCGGCGCTTCGGTTCCGGGCGAGGAGACGCCGGTCGCGCCGCGGCCCGACGATCCGGGCGTCGACCCGTCGGACCGCGACGAGACGCAGCACAGGCGCTTCAGGCTGTTCTGA
- a CDS encoding TerB family tellurite resistance protein: protein MFDRFITFLKDLPGAGHDRAPDGHDDPRLAAAALMVHVMEADGVEDDAERATLREALTRAYGLTGRELDAFVARAEEEVHQSVDLYAFTSVLKRHLDDQARIEFIGIMWEIVFADGEMSELEDNIVWRIAELIGVDRRDRVLMRQKADPNRTDEPGL from the coding sequence ATGTTCGACCGATTCATCACCTTTCTCAAGGACCTGCCCGGTGCCGGCCATGACCGGGCGCCGGACGGCCACGACGACCCGCGCCTGGCGGCGGCGGCACTCATGGTCCACGTCATGGAAGCCGACGGCGTCGAGGACGATGCCGAGCGGGCGACGCTGCGCGAGGCGCTGACGCGCGCCTACGGGCTCACCGGACGGGAACTGGACGCCTTCGTCGCCCGCGCCGAGGAGGAGGTCCACCAGTCCGTCGACCTCTACGCCTTCACCAGCGTGCTGAAGCGCCATCTCGACGACCAGGCGCGCATCGAGTTCATCGGGATCATGTGGGAAATCGTCTTCGCCGACGGCGAGATGAGCGAACTCGAGGACAATATCGTCTGGCGAATCGCCGAACTCATCGGCGTCGACCGCCGCGACAGGGTTCTCATGCGCCAGAAGGCCGACCCCAACCGAACCGACGAACCGGGACTCTGA
- a CDS encoding COG4223 family protein, giving the protein MPSPSASGPAAKPKSAAEADAEARPVFGREASGSNAAAAPGTSGPFRAASSTPSGGDAKGAGGVDEATAPTRRGGLSLVAAGIVGGVVVLVGAGVLQYAGVLPAPGSSADPGEPAGLAELRGELAALRDQVAAGGTGTGAGADPAQTARLEELSGALDQVRTDLAGLRSAVSQGEGGDAAGLQALDQRMTELEASVASLGQAGGAGGGETVDLAPLTDRIGAVEGRVTELARTAQAASDAVSGLPDRIAALDERMAAIDGRVTDLSARLEEQASNPRIALAIAAAGLKAAIDRGDPFMTELETYASIAPDAPGIAELRDLAASGVPTRAAISQAANAAANRMIAAAAPAADDAGFFGRLLDSMQSVVKVRPIGDVEGDDVGAIVARLEAAVRAGDYDRAITEYESLPEAARQAGAGFIADVRARQSADTLVERALAGALRPQEG; this is encoded by the coding sequence ATGCCCTCGCCGTCAGCCTCCGGCCCGGCGGCAAAGCCGAAGAGTGCGGCCGAGGCCGACGCCGAGGCGAGGCCGGTCTTCGGGCGTGAGGCGTCCGGCAGCAATGCCGCCGCCGCTCCCGGAACGTCAGGTCCCTTCCGCGCCGCCTCGTCGACCCCGTCCGGCGGTGACGCAAAGGGCGCTGGCGGCGTCGACGAAGCCACCGCGCCGACCCGCCGCGGCGGACTTTCGCTCGTCGCAGCCGGCATCGTCGGCGGCGTCGTGGTTCTCGTCGGTGCGGGCGTCCTGCAATATGCCGGCGTCCTGCCCGCCCCCGGCTCGTCCGCCGATCCGGGCGAACCGGCAGGCCTCGCCGAGCTGCGCGGCGAACTGGCGGCTCTGCGCGATCAGGTCGCTGCCGGCGGCACCGGCACCGGCGCCGGGGCGGACCCGGCGCAGACGGCGCGGCTGGAGGAGCTTTCCGGAGCCCTGGACCAGGTGCGGACCGACCTCGCAGGACTGCGCTCCGCGGTCTCTCAGGGCGAAGGCGGCGACGCGGCCGGCCTGCAGGCTCTCGACCAGCGCATGACGGAACTGGAGGCGAGCGTGGCCTCGCTCGGTCAGGCCGGCGGTGCTGGCGGCGGCGAAACCGTGGACCTCGCCCCGTTGACCGATCGCATCGGCGCAGTCGAGGGTCGGGTGACCGAGCTGGCGCGCACCGCCCAGGCCGCGTCCGACGCGGTTTCCGGGCTTCCCGACCGCATCGCCGCGCTCGACGAGCGAATGGCGGCGATCGACGGTCGGGTCACGGACCTCTCCGCTCGGCTGGAGGAACAGGCGTCCAACCCGCGCATCGCGCTCGCCATCGCCGCAGCCGGACTGAAGGCGGCGATCGACCGCGGCGACCCCTTCATGACCGAACTCGAAACCTATGCCTCGATTGCGCCGGACGCGCCCGGGATCGCCGAACTGCGCGACCTCGCCGCCAGCGGCGTGCCGACGCGCGCGGCGATCAGCCAGGCGGCGAACGCCGCCGCCAACCGCATGATCGCGGCCGCCGCCCCGGCGGCGGACGATGCGGGCTTCTTCGGCCGCCTGCTCGACTCCATGCAATCGGTCGTCAAGGTCCGCCCGATCGGCGACGTCGAGGGCGACGACGTCGGCGCCATCGTCGCGCGCCTGGAAGCGGCCGTCCGCGCCGGCGACTACGACCGCGCGATCACCGAATACGAGAGCCTGCCCGAGGCCGCGAGGCAGGCAGGCGCCGGCTTCATCGCCGACGTCAGGGCGCGCCAGAGCGCCGACACGCTCGTCGAACGGGCGCTGGCGGGTGCGCTGCGGCCGCAGGAGGGCTGA
- a CDS encoding NAD(P)H-dependent glycerol-3-phosphate dehydrogenase, whose translation MRPAPQIAVLGGGAWGTALAQTLTVAGNRVRLWARDLATVDAVNGNHSNPRYLPGMALHPDLTACDELAAAIGGAECVLSVVPAQQTAAVLSQVRGVIEPGIPLVLCAKGIEAGTGRLMSEIAQEVLPDNPPAALSGPSFASDVAAGLPTAVTVAAFDIETAARLAVFLSTPTLRCYSSDDLVGVEAGGALKNVLAIAAGAVVGAGLGASAQAALVTRGFVELRRIGASFGARPETLMGLSGLGDLMLTCGSGQSRNFAYGRAIGRAEPLDGLPLAEGVATAGIARRIAQERGIDAPITESVAMILDRTITVREAVSNLLARPLKSES comes from the coding sequence ATGAGGCCGGCGCCGCAGATCGCGGTGCTCGGCGGCGGGGCCTGGGGCACGGCGCTTGCCCAGACCCTGACGGTGGCCGGCAACCGCGTCCGGCTGTGGGCGCGCGACCTTGCCACGGTGGACGCCGTCAACGGCAACCATTCCAATCCGCGCTACCTGCCGGGCATGGCGCTTCATCCGGATCTGACCGCCTGCGACGAACTCGCCGCGGCGATCGGCGGCGCCGAATGCGTGCTGTCGGTCGTACCGGCGCAGCAGACCGCCGCGGTGCTGTCGCAGGTCCGCGGCGTCATCGAGCCGGGGATCCCGCTCGTGCTGTGCGCCAAGGGCATCGAGGCGGGCACCGGGCGGCTGATGTCGGAGATCGCGCAGGAGGTCCTGCCCGACAACCCGCCGGCTGCCCTGTCGGGACCGAGCTTCGCGTCTGACGTCGCGGCGGGGCTGCCGACGGCGGTGACGGTCGCCGCATTCGACATCGAGACCGCGGCGCGGCTCGCGGTGTTTCTCTCGACGCCGACGCTGCGCTGCTATTCGAGCGACGATCTCGTCGGCGTCGAGGCCGGCGGCGCGCTGAAGAACGTGCTGGCGATCGCGGCCGGGGCGGTCGTCGGCGCGGGGCTCGGCGCCAGCGCGCAGGCGGCGCTGGTGACGCGCGGCTTCGTCGAGCTGCGCCGCATCGGCGCCTCCTTCGGCGCCCGTCCGGAAACGCTGATGGGGCTTTCCGGACTCGGCGACCTGATGCTCACCTGCGGCTCCGGCCAGTCGCGCAACTTCGCCTACGGGCGGGCGATCGGCCGGGCCGAACCCCTCGACGGGCTGCCGCTCGCCGAGGGTGTCGCCACCGCGGGAATCGCCCGGCGCATCGCGCAGGAGCGCGGCATCGACGCGCCGATCACCGAAAGCGTCGCGATGATCCTTGACCGGACGATCACGGTGCGCGAAGCCGTGTCGAACCTGCTGGCGCGGCCGCTGAAGAGCGAGAGCTGA
- a CDS encoding YciI-like protein — translation MLFAVICNDKPGCLQLRMDTRPEHLVFLETLNGKGSLALAGPFADSEGKPNGSLVVIEAPDQKAAEMIAAEDPYAKAGLFASVEIRPWNWTFNKPETA, via the coding sequence ATGCTGTTCGCGGTGATCTGCAACGACAAGCCCGGCTGCCTCCAGCTGCGCATGGACACGCGGCCGGAGCACCTGGTTTTCCTGGAAACGCTGAACGGAAAGGGTTCGCTGGCGCTGGCAGGGCCGTTCGCCGACAGCGAAGGCAAGCCGAACGGAAGCCTCGTGGTCATCGAGGCGCCGGACCAGAAGGCCGCCGAGATGATCGCGGCGGAGGATCCCTACGCCAAGGCGGGCCTGTTCGCCTCGGTCGAGATCCGCCCCTGGAACTGGACCTTCAACAAGCCGGAGACCGCGTGA
- a CDS encoding EVE domain-containing protein has translation MAYWLFKSEPFKWSWEMQKARGAAGQEWDGVRNYLARNNMRAMQIGDRGFFYHSNEGKEIVGIVEVCGLVHLDSTSADPRWECVDVRAVQDMPKPVSLEAVKANPKLAEMALVKSMRLSVQPVRDEEWDEVCRMGGLS, from the coding sequence ATGGCCTACTGGCTGTTCAAGTCGGAGCCCTTCAAGTGGTCCTGGGAGATGCAGAAGGCCAGGGGTGCGGCCGGGCAGGAATGGGACGGGGTGCGCAACTACCTCGCCCGCAACAACATGCGCGCCATGCAGATCGGCGACCGGGGGTTCTTCTACCACTCCAACGAGGGCAAGGAGATCGTCGGCATCGTCGAGGTCTGCGGTCTCGTCCATCTGGATTCGACGAGTGCCGATCCGCGCTGGGAATGCGTCGACGTCCGCGCCGTGCAGGACATGCCGAAGCCGGTGTCGCTGGAAGCGGTGAAGGCCAATCCGAAGCTCGCCGAGATGGCGCTGGTGAAGTCGATGCGGCTGTCGGTGCAGCCCGTGCGCGACGAGGAGTGGGACGAGGTCTGCCGCATGGGCGGGCTGTCCTGA
- a CDS encoding uroporphyrinogen-III synthase, whose protein sequence is MVRVLVTRPEPGATATARRLAAAGHEPILLPLSETRALPAALPPPDAVDVVAVTSANALRHLPAVPAALLARPCYAVGGRTAQAARGAGFGDVRAAAGDGAALAAMIAGAEPAGATVLYLCGRIRRPEFEHALGQAGFAVRCAELYDTVFVEPGRGAAALGPDRRPIDAVLLYSPETARAMAGVMATDGADSRFGGAAFLCLSARVAAALGTVGRARTYVAVEPTEDALLALLPSG, encoded by the coding sequence GTGGTCCGGGTCCTGGTCACCCGCCCGGAACCCGGCGCCACCGCGACCGCGCGGCGGCTCGCCGCCGCAGGCCACGAGCCGATCCTGCTGCCGCTGAGCGAGACCCGCGCCCTTCCCGCCGCGCTGCCGCCACCGGACGCCGTGGACGTCGTCGCGGTGACGAGCGCCAATGCGCTGCGCCACCTTCCGGCGGTTCCCGCCGCACTGCTGGCCAGACCCTGCTACGCGGTCGGCGGCAGGACGGCGCAGGCGGCCCGTGGCGCCGGTTTCGGCGACGTCCGCGCAGCCGCCGGCGACGGCGCCGCGCTCGCGGCGATGATCGCAGGGGCCGAACCCGCCGGCGCCACCGTCCTCTATCTGTGCGGCCGCATCCGCCGCCCGGAGTTCGAGCACGCCCTCGGCCAGGCTGGTTTCGCCGTCCGTTGCGCCGAGCTGTACGATACCGTCTTCGTGGAGCCGGGACGGGGGGCGGCGGCGCTCGGACCGGACCGGCGGCCGATCGACGCGGTGCTGCTCTACTCGCCGGAGACCGCCCGCGCGATGGCCGGCGTCATGGCGACGGACGGTGCAGACTCCCGCTTCGGCGGAGCGGCGTTTCTGTGCCTTTCGGCGCGAGTCGCAGCCGCGCTCGGAACCGTTGGCCGTGCACGGACTTATGTGGCTGTGGAGCCCACCGAAGACGCCTTGCTCGCCCTCCTCCCCTCCGGCTGA